Sequence from the Rhodococcus jostii RHA1 genome:
CCCACCAGGAGCGCACACGTTCCGACGGTGAGCGTTCGGCGCACCCCGTACCGCCGATATGTCCGTGACGCGAACAACGTGGAGCCGATACCGACGACGGCGACGGGCAGCATCGTCAGACCCGCCTCGGTGGCGCTCATTCCGCGGGAGTACTGCAACCACTGCGGGATGCCGAAGAAGACGCAGTAGAACGCCGTGTAGGTGAGGAGGGTGCGGGCGAGTGTGGCGCTGAGCGCACGGTTCCGGGCCAGGGCCCGAACGTCGATGAACGGTTCGTCCGCGCGTCGTTCCCATTGGACGAACAGGGCGAACACCAGCGCCCACACGGGGATCAGCCACCAGACGGGATCGGTGGTGAGCGACAGCAGGAACAGCATCGTCGACGAGACGAGCCCGAGGAACAGGACGACCCCGGCCACGTCGAGCGCGTGCAGCAGTTGCCGACCGCTGACCGAGATGCCGCCGACGAAGCCGACCTTCGCGAACTTCGTGACCGCGACCGCGCTGAACGCGACGATCGGCAGGTTGATCCACATGATCGACTGCCAGCCGAACGCCCCGACGAGCAGCCCGCCGAGCGTCGGGCCCAGTGCCACGACCGCCTGGCTGCAGATCGCGAGGGTCGTGATTGCGGTGCGCGGCTGCGCGCCGTGTCGCTCCGCGTACCCGCGAATCATCGTCATCGCATTGGGATACTGCGTGGCGGTTCCGATTCCGACGAGGATTCGGGAGAAGATGAGCCAGCCGACGCTGGGTGCGAGCAGACCGGCGATCGAGCCCAGCGCCACCAGGGCGAGGCCCCCGAGGTAGACCTTCCGGGCTCCGAGCAGCGCGCCGAGCTTGCCTGCCATCGGGGCGGTGACGGCCGTGGCGATGTAGAGCCCAGAGATCACCCATGTGATCCCGGACGAGGAGCCGAACTGGGCGGCGATGCCGACGATCGCCACCGCGATCATCGACGAGTTCAGCGGTTGGAGGATGCTCCCGGTGGCGACGGAGCCGCTGACCCGGAACGGTACGGACGGGGACTTCTGCGCGAGTCCGGCATCGGCGACGGGCGCGCTCACGAGTTCATCAGTGACTCCTGCTGCGGCGCCGGCTCGGGAGTTCCTGCGAGTCGGCGGAGCAGCCGTCCGGCGATGAAGAGGAGGTCACGTTCGACATCGGTGCATTCGGCGGCGAGCGCGGCCGTCAGCCACTCGCTTCGCCGCGACCGGTCGTCGACGAGCGTCTGCAACCCCAGCGGGGTGATCGCGACGATGCTCGCTCGCGCGTCCTGGGGGTCCACGGTCCGGGAGACCATCCCGGACTCCTCGAGGATCGAGACGGTCCGCGCGATGGACTGCGGGGCGACCTGCTCGCGGTCGGCGAGAGCGCGCGCACTCATCGGTCCTTCCCGGTCGAGATGCGCGAGGGCCTGGAGCTGCGAGGGGGTGAGTAGGTGCCCGGCGCGCTGGGCACGGATGCGTCGGCTGAACAGAACGACGTCCTCGCGAAGCTGATCGACCTTCTGGTCCATGCGGTGGCCTCCCTCTCGCTGGTCAGGTTCATTAGCCAGTCTAGCTGTTTTATTTGCGAACCTCAATAGTTCATTTACCCTGAGCGATCGCCGTTCCGAGCCCTGAACTTCATCAGCACTGCTGTCTAATTTGTCCAGGGGAGGCGTCGCGCGCTCGAATTCCTGCAGGTGGGGCGGGCGGGGCACGCGTCTCACAGGAAACTCCGAGGCTATCGCTGGCAGTATGAGGACGGCGAGCGCTGATCCAGATCCGAAAGAAGGTGGTCGTGACTCTTCGCACACGGACAGCCGGCATTGTTGCGGTGGTGGCCCTGACGTTCCTGGCCACGGCGTGCACCATCGGAGACACCGGCACGTCGGAACCCCCGACCACCTCACAGTCCGCGCCCGCCTCGATTGCCGTCCCCGCTGCCGACGGGGCGCCGATCAATCCGACCACCCCGATCGTGGTCACCGCGACGGGCGGCAAGCTGACCGCCGTGACCGTCACGAATCCCGCGGAGCAGAACACCCCGGTCGCCGGAAATCTCACACCCGACGGCACGAACTGGACGAGCAGCCGACCACTCGGCTACGGCTCCACGTACACAGTCGTCGCGGACGCGGTCAACCCCGACGGCGCACCGGTCGAGCAGACCTTCACCGTCACGACGTTGACGCCCGGCACCACGGCGTACGCGAACGTCGTCCCGGCACCCGAGGTCGTGGCGGACACCGGCATCGGCGTCGGCCAGCCGATGGTCTTCCAGTTCACCGCACCGGTCGCGAACAAGGCCGAGGTCCAGCAGCGCCTGCACGTGACGACGACACCGCCGCAGCCCGGCGCCTGGTATTGGACCGACGACCAGAACGCGCACTACCGAGCGGCGGGATACTGGGCGCCCGGCACCAAGATCCACATCGAGGCCGACGTGTACGGCGTCGATCTGGGCGACGGGGCCTTCGGCGCCGAGAACAACTCTGCCGACTACACCGTGCACGACTCGTGGGTGGCCAAGGCGGACGGGGCGAGCAAAATGCTCACCGTCTTCCACAACGGCGTCCAGGAGAACGCGATGCCGATGAGTCTCGGCACCCCCGACCACCCCTCGCACGAGGGTCCCCACGTGATCTCCGACAAGCAGCAGAGCATCATCATGGACTCCTGCACGTACGGGGTCTGCGCCGGCGATCCCGACTACTACCGCGAAAAGGTCGATCTCAACCTGCGGATCTCCAACGACGGCGAGTTCGTCCACTCGGCGCCGTGGTCGGTGGGTGATCAGGGCAGCAGCAACGTCTCCCACGGCTGCGTCAACCTGGCACCCGCCAACGCCCAGTGGATGTTCGACCATTTCGGTATCGGCGACGTCGTCGAGATCACCAACTCGGGCGGACCGCTCCTGCCCGTGTGGGACACGTACGGTGACTGGGAGGTCCCGTGGGACCAGTGGCAGGCAGGTAACGCAACGGGATAGGAGGCGCTCGTGAGTTCACCATCCGCGGAATGTGTCGCGCAGTTGAAGGCGGTCCTCCCGCACCGGGTTCATCTGCCGGACACCGGCGACTACCGCACCGCGCTGGGCAGAGTGTTCTTTCCCGATGCCGCGAGACGCCGTCCGTCCTGCGTCGTCGAACCGGTGTCCGTGGAGGAGGTCTCCACCGTCATGAGGGTTGCGCACCGGACGGGCGGCACCGTCACCGTCCGCGGCGGCGGGCTGAGTTCCAACTGCGTCGCCGACGACGCCGTCATGCTCGACCTGTCGGCGCACCTGAACACGGCCCGACCCGACGGCGACCGGGTGGTCGTCGCCGGCGGCGCCACAGTGGAAACCATGCTGGACGCCGTCGCACCCACCGGCCGGGTGGTGCCGGTGGGAATCGTGGGCCACGCCGGGTTCGGACTCGTCACCCGCGGCGGTGTCGGATACCTCACGCGCAGTCTGGGATTGACGCTCGATCAGCTCGTCGAGGTCGAACTCGTGCTCCCGTCCGGCGAGGTCGTCCACCTGTCCGATGCCAGCACCGGCGACGAGGCGGACCTGTGGTGGGCGGTCCGGGGGTGCGCACCGTGTTTCGGCGTCGTGACGTCGGCGGTGCTGCGCACGCACCCGGTGGGGCCGGTGTGGGTCGACCGGATGGTGCTCGGACTCGAAGCACTCGCCACCTATTTCCGTGTCGCACCGACGCTTCCGCGGGACACGACGATGGGCGCGGTACTCGGTTACAGCGCACTGTCTTCCGACGAACCCGTCCTCTTCGTGTACACCGCGTGTGCGAGCGGAGACGAATCCGCCATCGACCGCGCCCGGGCCGCCGCCACCACGGTCGCCGACGTGTCGGGCACCGTGCTGTATCGATCCGAGACGACCGGCACGTACCTCACCGGGCTACCCGAATTTGCGCCAC
This genomic interval carries:
- a CDS encoding MFS transporter — protein: MSAPVADAGLAQKSPSVPFRVSGSVATGSILQPLNSSMIAVAIVGIAAQFGSSSGITWVISGLYIATAVTAPMAGKLGALLGARKVYLGGLALVALGSIAGLLAPSVGWLIFSRILVGIGTATQYPNAMTMIRGYAERHGAQPRTAITTLAICSQAVVALGPTLGGLLVGAFGWQSIMWINLPIVAFSAVAVTKFAKVGFVGGISVSGRQLLHALDVAGVVLFLGLVSSTMLFLLSLTTDPVWWLIPVWALVFALFVQWERRADEPFIDVRALARNRALSATLARTLLTYTAFYCVFFGIPQWLQYSRGMSATEAGLTMLPVAVVGIGSTLFASRTYRRYGVRRTLTVGTCALLVGGLLLASVESSTAPIVVLLLVAAVLGIPNGFNNIGNQNLISSVTSVEEVGTAIGMYRTVQYIGANLSAVVLQTTAGHVIGDDGLHRTGWFIAVAGVLLLVGVLMSRNMGDRRSANASTA
- a CDS encoding MarR family winged helix-turn-helix transcriptional regulator, giving the protein MDQKVDQLREDVVLFSRRIRAQRAGHLLTPSQLQALAHLDREGPMSARALADREQVAPQSIARTVSILEESGMVSRTVDPQDARASIVAITPLGLQTLVDDRSRRSEWLTAALAAECTDVERDLLFIAGRLLRRLAGTPEPAPQQESLMNS
- a CDS encoding L,D-transpeptidase, with translation MVVTLRTRTAGIVAVVALTFLATACTIGDTGTSEPPTTSQSAPASIAVPAADGAPINPTTPIVVTATGGKLTAVTVTNPAEQNTPVAGNLTPDGTNWTSSRPLGYGSTYTVVADAVNPDGAPVEQTFTVTTLTPGTTAYANVVPAPEVVADTGIGVGQPMVFQFTAPVANKAEVQQRLHVTTTPPQPGAWYWTDDQNAHYRAAGYWAPGTKIHIEADVYGVDLGDGAFGAENNSADYTVHDSWVAKADGASKMLTVFHNGVQENAMPMSLGTPDHPSHEGPHVISDKQQSIIMDSCTYGVCAGDPDYYREKVDLNLRISNDGEFVHSAPWSVGDQGSSNVSHGCVNLAPANAQWMFDHFGIGDVVEITNSGGPLLPVWDTYGDWEVPWDQWQAGNATG
- a CDS encoding FAD-binding protein; the encoded protein is MSSPSAECVAQLKAVLPHRVHLPDTGDYRTALGRVFFPDAARRRPSCVVEPVSVEEVSTVMRVAHRTGGTVTVRGGGLSSNCVADDAVMLDLSAHLNTARPDGDRVVVAGGATVETMLDAVAPTGRVVPVGIVGHAGFGLVTRGGVGYLTRSLGLTLDQLVEVELVLPSGEVVHLSDASTGDEADLWWAVRGCAPCFGVVTSAVLRTHPVGPVWVDRMVLGLEALATYFRVAPTLPRDTTMGAVLGYSALSSDEPVLFVYTACASGDESAIDRARAAATTVADVSGTVLYRSETTGTYLTGLPEFAPPGADGEEPEPIRLPEPGERRGSFFGKAVFTGPTLDSELAEALATQIRGAPTRECRIDFQHTGGALADVGDDDTAFWGRSGEWNIPLNAIWSDPYDGAACLSWAGGTLDALAPHTIGVYSVEVRPGFPETGAEIGAAYGGNLRRLRELRQRHDPMGVLTHYPL